The Gemmatimonadaceae bacterium genome includes a window with the following:
- a CDS encoding HAMP domain-containing histidine kinase: protein MTPAAQSTLSIRARLALWYAGSALVLFLVFAITLRGTVRATLRREFTSGITSSASAIQSFYRIEQIEYGDVPATITHIANEVVFPDRIVEFLKPDGTLAFRVGRDPALPPAAGDSSRTLVAPLRRVELPLDPASAPGWRLRVFASAAPLERSLGRIDSWMLFGIPLGVLLAGATGWWLAGRTLRPVGAMAEAATRMASDRRDRLDRAPQRLPIDNPSDELGRLGLRFNALLDEVDGLLSQQRRFLADAAHELRTPVARMLGTVDLSLLDSTDAPTQHEALVRVRRDLDRTARLVDELLQLARADAAGIVHPEPAYLDDIVMDAVHVFQPLAETLGVRLLFSTLEEAPVRIDRVQVDRLVGILLDNAIRYTKAPGDVTVSVSRTPGAVELAVSDTGIGIPPAERARIFERFYRGAGARAMSPEGSGLGLAIADWIARAHGAVLELQSVESGGTKAVVTFRTAEPAAARVASAGHAPTVSAVRP from the coding sequence ATGACGCCGGCCGCGCAGAGCACGCTGTCGATCCGCGCGCGGCTGGCCCTCTGGTACGCCGGCTCGGCGCTGGTGCTGTTCCTGGTCTTCGCCATCACGCTGCGCGGCACCGTCCGCGCCACGCTGCGGCGCGAGTTCACGTCGGGGATCACCAGCTCCGCGAGTGCCATCCAGTCGTTCTACCGCATCGAGCAGATCGAGTATGGCGACGTGCCCGCGACCATCACGCACATCGCGAACGAGGTGGTGTTTCCCGATCGCATCGTGGAGTTCCTGAAGCCGGACGGCACGCTCGCGTTCCGCGTGGGACGCGACCCGGCGCTGCCGCCTGCGGCCGGCGACTCCTCACGTACGTTGGTCGCCCCGCTGCGGCGCGTGGAGCTGCCACTCGACCCGGCCTCGGCGCCGGGCTGGAGACTGCGCGTCTTCGCCAGCGCCGCGCCGCTCGAGCGCTCGCTGGGCCGAATCGATTCCTGGATGCTGTTCGGGATTCCGCTCGGCGTGCTGCTGGCCGGGGCGACCGGCTGGTGGCTGGCGGGCCGCACCCTGCGACCGGTCGGGGCCATGGCCGAGGCGGCGACACGGATGGCCTCTGATCGCCGCGACCGCCTGGACCGTGCGCCGCAGCGCCTGCCCATCGACAACCCGTCGGACGAACTGGGCCGGCTGGGACTGCGCTTCAACGCCCTGCTCGACGAGGTGGACGGCCTGCTCTCGCAGCAGCGCCGCTTCCTGGCCGATGCCGCGCACGAGTTGCGCACCCCCGTGGCGCGCATGCTCGGCACGGTGGACCTCTCGCTCCTCGACTCCACCGACGCCCCCACGCAGCACGAGGCGCTGGTGCGGGTGCGCCGCGACCTCGATCGCACGGCGCGCCTCGTCGACGAGCTGCTGCAGCTGGCCCGCGCCGATGCCGCGGGCATCGTGCACCCGGAGCCGGCGTACCTCGACGACATCGTGATGGACGCCGTGCACGTCTTCCAGCCGCTGGCAGAGACGCTTGGGGTGCGACTCCTGTTCTCCACCCTCGAGGAGGCGCCGGTGCGGATCGACCGTGTGCAGGTGGACCGGCTGGTCGGCATCCTGCTGGACAACGCGATCCGCTACACGAAGGCGCCGGGCGACGTGACGGTGAGCGTGAGCCGGACGCCGGGCGCGGTGGAGCTGGCGGTGTCCGATACCGGCATCGGCATCCCGCCGGCGGAGCGCGCGCGGATCTTCGAGCGCTTCTATCGCGGGGCCGGCGCGCGCGCGATGTCGCCGGAAGGCAGCGGGCTCGGCCTCGCAATCGCGGACTGGATCGCACGTGCACATGGCGCGGTGCTCGAACTCCAGTCGGTCGAGTCGGGGGGGACCAAGGCGGTGGTGACGTTCCGGACGGCGGAACCGGCGGCGGCACGGGTCGCCAGCGCTGGTCACGCGCCAACGGTATCAGCAGTGAGGCCCTAG
- a CDS encoding TolC family protein encodes MRSPLPHVRTRAGHVATSLLLLGLTLAPAARAQSVASTAPRAFSLDDAASLARRNHPLLSAAGGRRRAVTGAARQEAALPNPTLEWRKENLNSPLQRDEFVTAALPVDLYGRRLALRSASSAAAQRATSDSSGTARQVEFDVARAYWRAALAVALHGAAVSQRQAVDTIARIEGDRARQGAVPEGAALRARLEADRARLAEASARAEMTRAHGDLARALAMPTDSVPLPTDPVAPGTAIPVGARSVADPHALITFAKSHRPELQSARSRLEEVNRRQLAERLGTFPALGVQVGTKRTSGYQTGTVAVGIAVPLFDRNGGSRQRARGDVLVAEGELRSIEMAIEADVTSALRAYELLAREYAATAAATTAGGDFDARGRTVADIAVAAWREGAIALFELLDAERLHGDVRSAALRAAADVRLARLDLARALGIAATDPLPTETAR; translated from the coding sequence ATGCGCTCCCCGCTCCCCCATGTCCGGACACGCGCCGGCCATGTCGCAACCTCGCTCCTCCTCCTCGGCCTCACGCTCGCGCCGGCGGCGCGCGCGCAGTCGGTGGCGTCGACGGCACCACGCGCCTTTTCGCTCGACGACGCGGCCTCGCTGGCACGGCGCAACCATCCGCTGCTGAGTGCGGCGGGTGGGCGGCGTCGCGCGGTGACGGGTGCAGCCCGGCAGGAAGCGGCGCTGCCGAATCCCACGCTCGAGTGGCGCAAGGAGAACCTGAACAGTCCGCTGCAGCGTGACGAGTTCGTCACGGCGGCGCTGCCGGTGGACCTGTACGGGCGGCGCCTCGCGCTCCGCTCGGCGAGCTCGGCGGCAGCACAGCGTGCCACCTCCGATTCCTCCGGGACGGCGCGGCAGGTGGAGTTCGATGTGGCTCGCGCCTACTGGCGCGCCGCGCTGGCGGTCGCGCTCCACGGCGCGGCCGTCTCGCAGCGTCAGGCGGTGGACACGATCGCCCGGATCGAGGGTGATCGTGCGCGGCAGGGTGCGGTGCCGGAAGGCGCGGCACTGCGTGCGCGGCTGGAGGCGGACCGTGCGCGCCTCGCGGAGGCGTCGGCCCGTGCCGAGATGACGCGGGCGCACGGTGACCTGGCGCGCGCCCTGGCCATGCCGACCGACAGCGTGCCGCTGCCCACCGATCCCGTGGCACCGGGCACCGCGATTCCGGTCGGCGCCCGGTCGGTCGCAGATCCACACGCGCTGATCACCTTCGCGAAGTCGCACCGTCCCGAGCTGCAGTCGGCGCGGTCGCGGCTCGAGGAGGTGAACCGTCGCCAGCTCGCCGAGCGTCTTGGCACCTTCCCCGCACTGGGCGTGCAGGTGGGCACGAAGCGCACCTCCGGATACCAGACGGGCACGGTGGCCGTGGGCATCGCGGTGCCGTTGTTCGACCGCAACGGTGGCAGCCGGCAGCGTGCGCGCGGCGACGTGCTGGTGGCGGAAGGGGAGCTGCGTTCGATCGAGATGGCCATCGAGGCCGACGTGACGAGTGCGTTGCGCGCGTACGAACTCCTGGCGCGCGAGTATGCCGCGACGGCGGCGGCCACGACGGCCGGCGGCGACTTCGATGCCCGCGGTCGCACGGTGGCCGACATCGCCGTGGCCGCGTGGCGTGAGGGCGCGATCGCCCTGTTCGAGCTGCTGGACGCCGAGCGGTTGCACGGCGACGTGCGCAGTGCCGCGCTGCGGGCTGCGGCGGATGTGCGCCTGGCGCGCCTGGACCTGGCGCGCGCGCTGGGCATTGCCGCCACCGATCCTCTTCCCACCGAGACGGCACGATGA
- a CDS encoding efflux RND transporter periplasmic adaptor subunit, with product MTTNMMRHPGGMARMALHTTLLLLPVVTAACGGDAAKAPAAAAAAPAPVAPRDTAWLDAASLGVGGFTTTAVERVAWRDAWQLPGRLVLDPTQTQPLGSIVEGRVTAVFVQAGDRVRRGQILVTIHSHELTDARNALAQARAGRAEADNASQLAATAAARSERLFAARAGSQADLERARAALAAAQEGQRRAASEYSRASEMVDHLHPAGPSRSGVDPEDVIVRAPFDGVVMDRHAEPGSVVLPGAPLVTVSKAAALLLELRVPEAALSAAKVGSAVQFGVPAFPGRAFTARITRVSPVLDSLTRTAEVFAAVDSRSGELRAAMSAAAELFGLARDSVLAVPAAAVQDFEGDTVVVTGVKRSGGMLLEAMRVRVGRRAGGMAEVRSGIAAGALVIGEGASIARAEILRQRDARAAEGAPE from the coding sequence ATGACGACGAACATGATGCGGCACCCGGGCGGGATGGCGCGGATGGCGCTGCACACGACGCTGCTGCTGCTGCCGGTGGTGACGGCGGCGTGTGGCGGTGATGCGGCGAAGGCGCCGGCGGCCGCTGCGGCGGCGCCGGCCCCGGTGGCTCCGCGCGACACGGCCTGGCTCGATGCGGCGTCGCTCGGGGTCGGCGGGTTCACCACCACGGCCGTGGAGCGCGTGGCCTGGCGCGATGCCTGGCAGCTGCCGGGGCGCCTGGTGCTCGACCCAACGCAGACGCAGCCGCTCGGCTCGATCGTGGAGGGGCGGGTGACGGCGGTGTTCGTGCAGGCGGGTGACCGGGTGCGCCGCGGCCAGATCCTGGTGACGATCCACAGCCACGAGCTGACCGACGCGCGGAATGCGCTGGCGCAGGCCCGTGCCGGGCGTGCCGAGGCGGACAATGCGTCGCAACTGGCGGCCACGGCCGCCGCGCGCAGCGAGCGCCTGTTCGCGGCGCGGGCTGGATCGCAGGCGGACCTGGAGCGCGCGCGCGCCGCACTGGCGGCCGCGCAGGAAGGCCAGCGGCGCGCGGCATCGGAGTACAGCCGCGCCAGCGAGATGGTGGACCACCTGCACCCGGCCGGACCGTCGCGCAGCGGCGTGGATCCGGAGGACGTGATCGTGCGTGCCCCGTTCGACGGTGTGGTGATGGATCGTCATGCGGAGCCTGGGAGCGTGGTGCTGCCGGGGGCGCCGCTGGTGACGGTGAGCAAGGCGGCCGCGCTGCTGCTGGAGCTGCGCGTCCCGGAGGCGGCGCTGAGTGCGGCGAAGGTGGGCTCGGCGGTGCAGTTCGGGGTGCCGGCGTTCCCCGGTCGTGCGTTCACGGCGCGGATCACGCGCGTGTCGCCGGTGCTCGACTCGCTGACGCGCACGGCCGAGGTGTTCGCGGCGGTGGACAGCCGCAGTGGTGAGCTGCGGGCGGCGATGTCGGCGGCGGCGGAGTTGTTCGGGCTGGCGCGGGACAGCGTGCTGGCGGTGCCGGCGGCCGCCGTGCAGGACTTCGAGGGTGACACGGTGGTCGTGACCGGCGTGAAGCGCAGCGGCGGCATGCTGCTGGAGGCGATGCGCGTGCGGGTCGGGCGGCGCGCGGGCGGCATGGCCGAGGTGCGCAGCGGGATCGCGGCGGGTGCGCTGGTGATCGGTGAGGGTGCGTCGATCGCGCGCGCCGAGATCCTCCGGCAGCGTGATGCGCGTGCGGCCGAGGGCGCGCCGGAGTGA
- a CDS encoding efflux RND transporter permease subunit: protein MKGLVNYALTRPLAIGIFLVMLVAAGVYSLLRVPFDAFPDLTGTRVDVVTVAPGLAPEEVEQLVTYQLESSLMGLPGVTGVRSVSKSGLSMITVPFPDGTDVYFARTLVQQRLAEAKGGLPAGLEPQMGPVSTPMGELYQYTVTSDSMSLTELKALHDYTIRPRLRTVPGVSDVNSWGGTIEQVQVEVDPARLAARGLVLADVHRALAANNLSFGGAYVEQSGTRYSVRGVGRITDTSQIEHVAIAAPGGVPVRIGDVAVVKQGAMPRFGAVTQDGKGEVVTGMVLKLQGTDSRMVIDGVTKRLDEVRAALPKHVKITPFYDQTELVNRTRNTIIKNLIEGGLLVSLVLFVFLRNIRASLIVASVIPLSMLVAFSGMFLFGYSANLMSLGALDFGLIVDGAIVMVENFVHRLEKPRREGSGPVAQQRLALFRDAAVEVGRPVLFGIGIIVAVYIPIFTLEGMEGRMFKPMAFTVVCAVLGSLLLALTYVPAASLALLQHSHAAPSKVEERLRDRYRRLLEWTLRHGTPIVLGAVVLVVISTWSLTRIGSEFMPKLDEGSILINTRRTPSVSLADATKLSTQAERIVRRFPEVLTVVTKEGRPDLATEAMGLYEGDLYVILKPHEEWVSAESPEELVAKFDSALRVVPGLWVSFTQPLAMRLDEAESGIRTDLGIKVVGPDLAKNQQLASRIRGVVASVQGSADVAVEVSEGTGQVRVTVRREALAQYGLSVEDVRDAVNLALGSEVATEIVKGPRRISVAVRFPDAQRNDLTELSRLTVRAPGGALVPLSSVADVEPGTGPELIGHEDAQRRTLVLSNVRGRDLGGFVEEVRRRVASEVVMPAGTFLEWGGQYENQQRAMSRLTLVVPVALALIVALLYASFRSTWQTALVLTNVPFALVGGVAMLWMRGLNLSLSASVGFIALFGIAVLNGVVLISHINALRAEGMKVDEAVRQGAADRLRPVIMTALVASLGFVPMALSTSPGSEVQRPLASVVIGGLVTSTALTLFVLPLLYRALATWRDRGRAMNGRAAPPVVPDLQAAG from the coding sequence GTGAAGGGGCTCGTCAACTATGCGCTGACCCGCCCGCTGGCGATCGGCATCTTCCTCGTGATGCTGGTGGCGGCCGGGGTCTACTCGCTGCTGCGCGTGCCGTTCGATGCGTTCCCCGACCTGACCGGGACGCGCGTGGACGTGGTGACGGTGGCGCCCGGCCTGGCGCCCGAGGAAGTCGAGCAGCTCGTGACGTACCAGCTCGAGTCGTCGCTGATGGGCCTTCCCGGCGTGACCGGGGTGCGCTCGGTGTCGAAGTCCGGGCTGTCGATGATCACGGTGCCGTTCCCGGATGGCACCGATGTGTACTTCGCGCGCACGCTGGTGCAGCAGCGGCTGGCCGAGGCGAAGGGTGGGTTGCCGGCCGGGCTGGAGCCGCAGATGGGTCCCGTCTCGACGCCGATGGGTGAGCTGTACCAGTACACCGTCACCAGCGACTCGATGTCGCTGACCGAGTTGAAGGCGCTGCACGACTACACGATCCGTCCGCGCCTGCGCACGGTGCCGGGCGTGAGCGACGTGAACTCGTGGGGTGGCACCATCGAGCAGGTGCAGGTGGAGGTGGATCCGGCGCGGCTCGCCGCGCGGGGGCTGGTGCTGGCCGACGTGCATCGGGCGCTGGCCGCCAACAACCTGTCGTTCGGCGGCGCCTACGTGGAGCAGTCGGGCACGCGCTACTCGGTGCGCGGCGTGGGGCGCATCACGGACACCAGCCAGATCGAGCACGTCGCGATCGCGGCACCGGGCGGCGTGCCGGTGCGCATCGGTGACGTGGCCGTCGTGAAGCAGGGCGCCATGCCGCGCTTCGGGGCGGTGACGCAGGACGGGAAGGGCGAGGTCGTGACGGGCATGGTGCTGAAGCTGCAGGGCACCGACTCGCGGATGGTGATCGACGGCGTGACGAAGCGCCTGGACGAGGTGCGGGCGGCGCTGCCGAAGCACGTGAAGATCACGCCGTTCTACGACCAGACCGAGCTGGTGAACCGCACGCGCAACACGATCATCAAGAACCTGATCGAGGGTGGCCTGCTGGTCAGCCTGGTGCTGTTCGTGTTCCTCCGCAACATCCGCGCGTCGCTGATCGTGGCGTCGGTGATCCCGCTGTCGATGCTGGTCGCGTTCAGCGGGATGTTCCTGTTCGGCTACTCGGCGAACCTGATGTCGCTGGGGGCGCTGGACTTCGGGCTGATCGTGGACGGCGCGATCGTGATGGTGGAGAACTTCGTGCACCGGCTGGAGAAGCCGCGCCGCGAGGGCAGTGGCCCGGTGGCGCAGCAACGGCTGGCGCTGTTCCGCGACGCGGCGGTGGAGGTGGGCCGCCCTGTGCTCTTCGGCATCGGCATCATCGTGGCGGTCTACATCCCGATCTTCACGCTGGAAGGGATGGAAGGCCGGATGTTCAAGCCGATGGCGTTCACGGTGGTCTGCGCCGTGCTCGGCTCGCTGCTGCTGGCGCTCACGTACGTGCCGGCGGCGTCGCTGGCGCTGCTGCAGCACTCGCATGCCGCGCCGAGCAAGGTGGAGGAGCGGCTGCGCGACCGGTATCGCCGGCTGCTGGAGTGGACGCTGCGCCATGGCACGCCGATTGTGCTCGGCGCCGTGGTGCTGGTGGTGATCTCGACGTGGTCGCTGACGCGCATCGGCAGCGAGTTCATGCCGAAGCTGGACGAGGGGTCGATCCTGATCAACACGCGGCGCACGCCGAGCGTGTCGCTGGCCGACGCGACGAAGCTGTCCACGCAGGCCGAGCGGATCGTGCGGCGCTTTCCCGAGGTGCTGACGGTGGTGACGAAGGAAGGCCGCCCGGACCTCGCCACGGAGGCGATGGGGCTGTACGAGGGCGACCTCTACGTGATCCTCAAGCCGCACGAGGAGTGGGTGAGTGCGGAGAGCCCCGAGGAGCTGGTGGCGAAGTTCGACTCGGCGCTGCGGGTGGTGCCCGGGCTGTGGGTGTCGTTCACGCAGCCGCTGGCGATGCGACTGGATGAGGCGGAGAGTGGCATCCGAACGGACCTTGGCATCAAGGTGGTGGGGCCGGACCTGGCGAAGAACCAGCAGCTCGCCTCGCGCATCCGTGGCGTGGTGGCGTCGGTGCAGGGCAGCGCCGACGTGGCGGTGGAGGTGAGCGAGGGCACCGGGCAGGTGCGGGTGACGGTGCGTCGCGAGGCGCTGGCGCAGTACGGGCTGTCGGTGGAGGACGTGCGGGACGCGGTGAACCTGGCGCTGGGCTCCGAGGTGGCGACCGAGATCGTGAAGGGGCCGCGACGGATCAGTGTCGCGGTGCGGTTCCCCGATGCGCAGCGCAACGACCTGACGGAACTGTCGCGCCTGACGGTGCGGGCGCCGGGCGGGGCACTGGTGCCGTTGTCGTCGGTGGCCGACGTGGAGCCGGGCACGGGCCCGGAACTGATCGGGCACGAGGATGCGCAGCGGCGCACGCTGGTGCTGTCGAACGTGCGCGGGCGTGACCTGGGCGGCTTCGTGGAGGAGGTGCGGCGGCGCGTGGCGAGCGAGGTGGTGATGCCGGCCGGGACGTTCCTGGAGTGGGGCGGCCAGTACGAGAACCAGCAGCGCGCGATGTCGCGCCTGACGCTGGTGGTGCCGGTGGCGCTGGCGCTGATCGTGGCGCTGCTCTACGCCTCGTTCCGGTCCACCTGGCAGACGGCGCTGGTGCTGACGAACGTGCCGTTCGCGCTGGTGGGCGGTGTGGCGATGCTCTGGATGCGCGGGCTGAACCTGAGCCTGTCGGCGAGCGTCGGCTTCATCGCGCTCTTTGGCATCGCAGTGCTGAACGGCGTGGTGCTGATCAGCCACATCAACGCGCTGCGCGCCGAGGGGATGAAGGTTGACGAGGCGGTGCGGCAGGGGGCGGCGGACCGGTTGCGGCCGGTGATCATGACCGCGCTGGTGGCGAGCCTGGGCTTCGTGCCGATGGCCCTGAGCACGTCGCCGGGCAGCGAGGTGCAGCGTCCGCTGGCGTCCGTGGTGATCGGCGGGCTGGTGACGAGCACGGCGCTGACGCTGTTCGTGCTGCCGCTGCTCTATCGCGCGCTGGCGACGTGGCGGGATCGTGGGCGGGCGATGAATGGCCGCGCCGCGCCACCGGTGGTGCCGGACCTGCAGGCGGCGGGGTGA
- a CDS encoding FKBP-type peptidyl-prolyl cis-trans isomerase, which translates to MASPIPPLSGPEQVVLALKYIEAQPGTGAPVLPKQCVYVHYTGWLTNGTKFDSSRDTMPNGQPRTPIGFPLGFRRVIAGWDLGFDGMKVGGQRRLFIPYPLAYGESGRPPVIPPKSELIFDLEVVAVSDTLPSAETAPQRGPSPQCPTWAVVKARVVSTP; encoded by the coding sequence ATGGCCTCGCCCATTCCGCCGCTCTCGGGGCCGGAGCAGGTCGTGCTCGCCCTGAAGTACATCGAGGCGCAGCCCGGCACCGGTGCCCCGGTCCTGCCGAAGCAGTGTGTGTACGTGCACTACACCGGGTGGCTGACCAACGGCACGAAGTTCGATTCGTCCCGCGACACCATGCCCAACGGCCAGCCGCGCACCCCCATCGGCTTCCCGCTCGGGTTCCGCCGCGTGATCGCCGGCTGGGACCTGGGTTTCGACGGGATGAAGGTGGGCGGGCAGCGGCGGTTGTTCATTCCGTATCCGCTCGCGTACGGCGAATCGGGCCGTCCACCGGTGATCCCACCGAAGTCGGAGCTGATCTTCGACCTGGAGGTCGTCGCGGTGTCCGACACGCTGCCGAGCGCGGAGACGGCGCCGCAGCGTGGTCCGTCGCCGCAGTGTCCGACCTGGGCCGTGGTGAAGGCGCGGGTGGTGTCGACGCCGTGA
- a CDS encoding thioesterase, whose translation MPAAPVATLARLGPRPAPARRLVCFPYAGGGVAVYGQWWRALPDDVEVIGVQLPGREARLSEAPLDSIDGMAGAALPAVAALGDLPFAFFGHSMGALIAFELTLALEAAGGAAPERLFVSSRRAPDERDTHLPVHTLPDAAFLDAIQARFAAIPDAVRNEPELLELVLPTLRADIRAVETYAPERGRRVYCPVRAYGGASDTHPRPSQLAGWQRAALQPLSVRTFDGDHFYLTPQRTPLLADLVAHWPRTTGAGCR comes from the coding sequence ATGCCCGCTGCCCCCGTCGCCACGCTCGCCAGGCTTGGCCCCCGCCCCGCCCCAGCACGCCGCCTCGTCTGCTTCCCGTACGCCGGCGGCGGCGTGGCCGTCTACGGCCAGTGGTGGCGTGCGTTGCCGGACGACGTGGAGGTGATCGGCGTCCAGCTCCCGGGGCGAGAGGCGCGATTGAGTGAGGCACCGCTGGATTCGATCGACGGGATGGCCGGCGCGGCACTGCCGGCCGTTGCCGCGCTGGGCGACCTGCCCTTCGCCTTCTTCGGTCACAGCATGGGTGCCCTGATCGCGTTCGAACTCACGCTGGCCCTCGAGGCGGCGGGCGGTGCCGCGCCGGAGCGGCTCTTCGTGTCGTCGCGGCGCGCGCCGGACGAACGCGACACGCACCTGCCGGTCCACACGCTCCCCGACGCCGCGTTCCTCGATGCCATCCAGGCGCGCTTCGCGGCCATCCCCGACGCCGTGCGCAACGAGCCGGAACTGCTCGAGCTGGTGCTGCCCACGCTGCGTGCCGACATCCGCGCCGTCGAGACGTACGCACCGGAGCGCGGGCGCCGTGTGTACTGCCCGGTGCGCGCCTACGGCGGGGCATCGGACACGCACCCGCGGCCGTCGCAGCTGGCTGGGTGGCAGCGCGCCGCACTGCAGCCGCTGAGCGTGCGCACCTTCGACGGCGACCACTTCTACCTGACCCCGCAGCGCACGCCACTGCTGGCCGACCTGGTCGCCCACTGGCCCCGCACCACCGGTGCAGGCTGCCGCTGA
- a CDS encoding RNA polymerase sigma factor, protein MIDTDNDADLVARARRGDDDAFRRLVERHQAAVARTVFGMLGAGDDADDAGQETFVRFHQALDSFRGDSSVRTYLVRIAMSVSLNALRSRTRRETRFVSDDTAIEHAVDETTGAAMPDGDTAERIRLALDALSEEHRAVVVLRLLEERSTRETAEILEVPEGTVLSRLSRAVRQLRVTLGPVWEEFTE, encoded by the coding sequence GTGATCGATACCGACAATGATGCCGACCTGGTCGCGCGCGCCCGGCGGGGTGACGACGACGCCTTCCGGCGCCTGGTGGAACGGCACCAGGCCGCGGTCGCGCGCACGGTCTTCGGGATGCTCGGCGCCGGCGACGATGCCGATGACGCGGGCCAGGAGACCTTCGTGCGCTTTCACCAGGCGCTCGACAGCTTCCGCGGCGACAGCTCGGTGCGCACCTACCTGGTGCGGATCGCGATGAGCGTGTCGCTGAACGCGCTGCGCAGCCGCACGCGCCGCGAGACCCGCTTCGTCAGCGACGACACGGCGATCGAGCACGCCGTCGACGAAACCACCGGCGCGGCGATGCCCGACGGCGACACGGCGGAGCGCATCCGGTTGGCACTCGATGCCCTCAGCGAGGAACATCGTGCGGTGGTGGTGCTCCGCCTGCTCGAGGAACGCAGCACCCGCGAGACGGCGGAGATCCTCGAGGTGCCGGAAGGCACCGTGCTCTCCAGGTTGTCGCGTGCAGTCCGGCAGTTGCGGGTGACGCTGGGTCCCGTGTGGGAGGAGTTCACCGAATGA